The Micromonospora krabiensis genome window below encodes:
- a CDS encoding sulfurtransferase TusA family protein: MTLPDEVLDCRGQRCPLPVIAVARRLPELPVGTVVRVLADDPAAAVDIPAWCRMRGQEFLGTVTGPDGPAYDVRRRH; this comes from the coding sequence GTGACGCTGCCCGACGAGGTGCTCGACTGCCGTGGTCAGCGCTGCCCGCTGCCGGTGATCGCGGTGGCCCGGCGGCTGCCCGAGCTGCCGGTGGGCACGGTGGTGCGGGTGCTCGCCGACGACCCGGCGGCCGCCGTGGACATCCCGGCGTGGTGCCGGATGCGCGGCCAGGAGTTCCTGGGCACGGTGACGGGTCCGGACGGCCCCGCCTACGACGTCCGCCGCCGACACTGA
- a CDS encoding cysteine desulfurase family protein: MSASPVYLDAATATPLHPVARQALLAALDDGWADPGKLYTQARRARQLLDAARAATAETLGVRADELSFTASGTAAAHAAVLGGLAGRRRVGRTFVHSAIEHSAVLHAAERHVADGGEATSVPVDRLGGLDPDAWSAAVGAPGVALAALIAASHEVGTVQPVAAAAAACDDAGVPLYVDAAQMVGRAPVPVDWSLLTASAHKWGGPAGVGLLVVRKGARWESPYPADERESGRTPGALNLPAVVAAAASLRAVAADAAAEAARLAPLVDRIRARVAAEVPDVEVVGDPERRLPHLVTFSCLYVDGEALLHALDRRGFAVSSGSSCTSSTLRPSHVLEAMGVLSHGNVRVSLHRETSEADVERFLAELPGIVADLRAEAGVVGL; this comes from the coding sequence GTGAGCGCATCCCCGGTCTACCTGGACGCGGCCACCGCCACGCCACTGCATCCGGTCGCGCGGCAGGCGCTGCTGGCCGCTCTCGACGACGGTTGGGCTGACCCGGGCAAGCTCTACACCCAGGCCCGTCGGGCACGTCAACTCCTCGACGCGGCCCGCGCCGCGACCGCCGAGACGCTGGGCGTACGCGCCGACGAGCTGTCCTTCACCGCCAGCGGCACGGCCGCCGCGCACGCCGCCGTGCTCGGCGGCCTGGCCGGCCGGCGCCGGGTGGGCCGCACGTTCGTGCACTCGGCGATCGAACACTCCGCCGTGCTGCACGCGGCGGAACGGCACGTGGCCGACGGAGGCGAGGCGACCTCCGTGCCGGTGGACCGGCTGGGCGGGCTGGACCCGGACGCGTGGTCGGCCGCGGTCGGCGCGCCGGGGGTGGCGTTGGCCGCGCTGATCGCGGCGAGCCACGAGGTGGGCACCGTCCAGCCGGTGGCCGCTGCGGCCGCCGCGTGCGACGACGCCGGGGTGCCGCTCTACGTGGACGCGGCGCAGATGGTCGGCCGGGCCCCGGTTCCGGTGGACTGGTCGCTGCTGACGGCCAGCGCCCACAAGTGGGGTGGCCCGGCGGGTGTCGGTCTGTTGGTGGTCCGGAAGGGCGCTCGGTGGGAGTCGCCCTATCCGGCCGACGAGCGGGAGTCGGGGCGTACGCCCGGGGCGTTGAACCTGCCCGCGGTCGTGGCGGCCGCGGCGAGCCTGCGCGCGGTGGCGGCCGACGCCGCCGCGGAGGCGGCCCGGTTGGCGCCGCTGGTGGACCGGATCCGGGCGCGCGTCGCGGCGGAGGTGCCGGACGTGGAGGTGGTGGGCGACCCGGAGCGCCGGCTGCCGCACCTGGTCACGTTCTCCTGCCTCTACGTGGACGGGGAGGCGCTGCTGCACGCGCTGGACCGGCGGGGCTTCGCGGTGTCCTCCGGCTCGTCCTGCACCTCGTCGACGCTGCGCCCGTCGCATGTGCTGGAGGCGATGGGGGTGCTGTCGCACGGCAACGTACGTGTCTCGCTGCACCGGGAGACGTCGGAGGCGGACGTCGAGCGGTTCCTCGCCGAGCTGCCGGGGATCGTGGCCGACCTGCGCGCCGAGGCGGGGGTGGTGGGGCTGTGA
- the ctaC gene encoding aa3-type cytochrome oxidase subunit II, translating into MVARSSEVRPSAVRHSASPGAGGRRRRGAGRLAGLGLGGVALLVLLTGCDVGATFDGFGWPQGGITPESHRMYDLWIASCIAALAVGVFVWGLIFWCIVRYRKRGNELPVQTRYNLPMEFLYTIAPVLIVSVLFYYTAIVQTDVNKTSKNPDVTVEVVAFKWNWQFNYRDGEGTDANTVASTLGTSEVIPILVLPTNRSIRFEETSRDVIHSFWVPELLFKRDVMPGKIRNVFEVSSLETEGAYVGRCAELCGTYHAFMNFELRVVSPEKYDQFLAAKQAGRTTQEALTAIGEDPYAETTRPFDTRRTTSNFNPDDLPVGAGK; encoded by the coding sequence GTGGTCGCAAGGAGTTCGGAGGTACGGCCGTCGGCCGTACGGCACAGCGCTTCCCCGGGAGCCGGCGGGCGCCGGCGGCGTGGTGCCGGTCGCCTCGCCGGGCTCGGTCTCGGCGGTGTGGCACTGCTGGTCCTGCTCACGGGTTGTGACGTCGGCGCGACGTTCGACGGCTTCGGTTGGCCGCAGGGCGGCATCACCCCCGAGTCGCACCGGATGTACGACCTGTGGATCGCGTCCTGCATCGCGGCGCTCGCGGTCGGCGTGTTCGTGTGGGGCCTGATCTTCTGGTGCATCGTGCGCTACCGGAAGCGGGGCAACGAGCTGCCGGTGCAGACCCGGTACAACCTGCCGATGGAGTTCCTCTACACCATCGCGCCGGTGCTGATCGTCTCCGTGCTCTTCTACTACACGGCGATCGTCCAGACCGACGTGAACAAGACGTCGAAGAACCCCGACGTGACCGTCGAGGTCGTCGCCTTCAAGTGGAACTGGCAGTTCAACTACCGTGACGGCGAGGGCACGGACGCCAACACCGTCGCCTCGACGCTTGGCACCAGCGAGGTCATCCCAATCCTCGTGCTGCCGACCAACCGGTCCATCCGGTTCGAGGAGACCAGCCGCGACGTCATCCACTCGTTCTGGGTGCCGGAGCTGCTGTTCAAGCGGGACGTCATGCCCGGCAAGATCCGGAACGTGTTCGAGGTGTCCAGCCTGGAGACCGAGGGCGCCTACGTCGGTCGCTGCGCCGAGCTCTGCGGCACGTACCACGCGTTCATGAACTTCGAGCTGCGCGTCGTGTCGCCGGAGAAGTACGACCAGTTCCTCGCGGCGAAGCAGGCCGGCCGCACCACGCAGGAGGCGCTGACCGCGATCGGCGAGGACCCGTACGCGGAGACCACCCGCCCGTTCGACACCCGGCGTACGACGAGCAACTTCAACCCGGACGACCTGCCGGTTGGCGCGGGGAAGTAA
- a CDS encoding cytochrome c oxidase subunit 4, with product MKTEWRIFLLIAGFLAGATVLYGAWTHGESGHIEWVGTVALLLSFLLCSMCGGFFWFVSRRIDLRPEDRPDAEIADGAGEVGFFSPGSYWPFGLAFAAAIAGLGLVFWQFWLLGVGLVAVIFAACGLLFEYYSGTRRTAEH from the coding sequence ATGAAGACCGAGTGGCGTATCTTCCTTCTGATCGCCGGGTTCCTCGCCGGCGCGACCGTCCTCTACGGCGCCTGGACGCACGGCGAGTCCGGCCACATCGAGTGGGTCGGCACGGTGGCCCTGCTGCTGTCCTTCCTGCTGTGCTCGATGTGCGGTGGCTTCTTCTGGTTCGTGTCCCGCCGCATCGACCTGCGGCCGGAGGACCGCCCGGACGCCGAGATCGCCGACGGCGCGGGTGAGGTCGGCTTCTTCAGCCCGGGCAGCTACTGGCCCTTCGGGCTGGCGTTCGCCGCCGCCATCGCGGGCCTCGGCCTGGTGTTCTGGCAGTTCTGGCTGCTCGGCGTCGGCCTGGTGGCGGTCATCTTCGCCGCCTGCGGACTGCTCTTCGAGTACTACTCCGGCACCCGGCGCACCGCCGAGCACTGA
- the trpD gene encoding anthranilate phosphoribosyltransferase, with product MGDRTWPHLLNALLRGEELSTADTAWAMGEIMAGSATAAQIAGFAVGLRAKGETSAELAGLVEAMLGRAVPVTLTEELRGTALDVVGTGGDLAHTVNISTMAALVVAGTGVRVVKHGNRAASSSCGTADLLEFLGLPLDLDPEAVARCVTEAGIGFCFAARFHPGMRHTGPVRRELGVPTVFNFLGPLTNPARPRAGAVGCFDPRMAPVMAGVFAARGDSVLVMRGEDGLDEFTTAAPTRVWAAQNGSVREAVLDATDLGVPRSTLADLRGGDAAYNAGVARRVLAGEPGPVRDAVLVNAAAALATQGPLDGDLTDALRAGMARAAESIDSGAATATLDRWIEVARAL from the coding sequence ATGGGCGATCGGACCTGGCCGCACCTGCTCAACGCGCTGCTGCGCGGCGAGGAGCTCTCCACCGCCGACACCGCGTGGGCCATGGGCGAGATCATGGCCGGCTCGGCCACCGCGGCGCAGATCGCCGGCTTCGCCGTCGGGTTGCGCGCCAAGGGCGAGACCTCCGCCGAGCTGGCCGGTCTGGTGGAGGCGATGCTCGGCCGCGCCGTGCCGGTCACCCTCACCGAGGAGCTCCGCGGCACCGCGCTCGACGTGGTGGGCACCGGCGGCGACCTGGCCCACACCGTCAACATCTCCACCATGGCCGCGCTGGTCGTCGCCGGCACCGGCGTACGCGTGGTCAAGCACGGCAACCGGGCCGCGTCCTCCTCCTGCGGCACCGCCGACCTGCTGGAGTTCCTCGGCCTACCGCTGGACCTGGATCCGGAGGCCGTCGCCCGCTGCGTCACCGAGGCCGGCATCGGCTTCTGTTTCGCCGCCCGGTTCCACCCGGGCATGCGCCACACCGGCCCGGTCCGCCGCGAGCTCGGCGTGCCCACCGTGTTCAACTTCCTCGGCCCACTGACCAACCCGGCGCGCCCCCGGGCCGGCGCCGTCGGCTGCTTCGACCCGCGCATGGCGCCGGTGATGGCCGGCGTGTTCGCCGCCCGCGGAGACTCGGTGCTCGTCATGCGGGGCGAGGACGGGCTCGACGAGTTCACCACCGCCGCCCCCACCCGGGTCTGGGCGGCGCAGAACGGCAGCGTCCGCGAGGCCGTGCTCGACGCCACCGACCTGGGCGTACCCCGCTCCACCCTGGCCGACCTGCGCGGCGGCGACGCCGCGTACAACGCCGGCGTGGCGCGCCGCGTACTGGCCGGTGAGCCCGGCCCGGTCCGGGACGCGGTGCTGGTCAACGCGGCGGCGGCGCTGGCCACGCAGGGCCCGCTGGACGGCGACCTGACCGACGCGCTGCGCGCCGGAATGGCCCGCGCCGCCGAGTCGATCGACTCCGGCGCGGCCACGGCCACCCTGGACCGCTGGATCGAGGTGGCCCGCGCGCTCTGA
- a CDS encoding cytochrome c oxidase assembly protein encodes MLHVDPIFAATSAVPPSAAHATWAGPSLAAGGEAVPPPFTISALLTETRLDSWLALGLVLAAGLYLYGVHRLRMRGDRWPVARTVFFLGPGLGGIALVTVSGLHAYDTALLSVHMVQHMVLSMIAPIFLALGAPMTLALRTLPQRPRKRLLTIVHSRVARVYSFPLVAFAIFVVNPFVLYFTDLYRYTLEHAWAHELVHAHFIMTGCVFFWPLLGLDPLPGRWPYPARALLMLLSVPFHTVLGLTVMQSSTLFGGDWYPSLNLSWADPWDDQVLAGGILWAGGEFVSVTMLAVLVVQWVKQSEREARRIDRELDRQEARERAAESAA; translated from the coding sequence GTGCTGCACGTCGATCCGATCTTCGCCGCCACCTCGGCGGTCCCGCCGAGCGCGGCCCACGCGACCTGGGCCGGTCCGAGCCTGGCCGCGGGCGGCGAGGCCGTCCCGCCACCGTTCACCATCAGCGCCCTGCTGACCGAGACCCGGCTGGACAGCTGGCTGGCGCTCGGCCTGGTGCTCGCCGCCGGGCTCTACCTCTACGGCGTACACCGGCTGCGGATGCGCGGCGACCGCTGGCCGGTCGCGCGGACGGTGTTCTTCCTCGGACCCGGCCTCGGCGGCATCGCGCTGGTCACGGTGAGCGGCCTGCACGCCTACGACACCGCGCTGCTGAGCGTGCACATGGTCCAGCACATGGTGCTGTCGATGATCGCGCCGATCTTCCTGGCGCTGGGCGCGCCGATGACGCTGGCCCTGCGGACGCTGCCGCAGCGCCCCCGCAAGCGGCTGCTCACGATCGTGCACAGCCGGGTCGCCCGGGTCTACAGCTTCCCGCTGGTGGCGTTCGCCATCTTCGTGGTCAACCCGTTCGTGCTCTACTTCACCGACCTGTACCGCTACACGCTCGAGCACGCCTGGGCGCACGAGCTGGTGCACGCGCACTTCATCATGACCGGCTGCGTGTTCTTCTGGCCGCTGCTCGGCCTCGACCCGCTGCCCGGCCGGTGGCCGTACCCGGCCCGGGCGCTGCTGATGCTGCTCTCCGTGCCGTTCCACACGGTGCTCGGGCTCACCGTCATGCAGAGCAGCACGCTCTTCGGCGGCGACTGGTACCCCTCGCTGAACCTGTCCTGGGCCGATCCGTGGGACGACCAGGTCCTCGCCGGCGGCATCCTGTGGGCCGGCGGCGAGTTCGTCAGCGTCACCATGCTCGCGGTGCTGGTCGTGCAGTGGGTCAAGCAGTCCGAACGCGAGGCCCGCCGGATCGACCGCGAGCTGGACCGCCAGGAGGCCCGCGAGCGCGCCGCGGAGTCGGCGGCCTGA
- the ctaE gene encoding aa3-type cytochrome oxidase subunit III: protein MTAAPAIDKSRIHSLTRPNMVSVGTIVWLSSELMFFAALFAMYFSIRAAAPEQWAEHTEVLNIPYATTFTVILVLSSVTCQLGVFAAERGDVHSLRRWFTITFVMGLIFVLGQLNEYRTLVHEGVKINEDGYGSMFYLTTGFHGLHVTGGLIAFIIFMIRTTMGRFTPAQATSAIVVSYYWHFVDVVWIALYAMIYWLQ, encoded by the coding sequence GTGACTGCGGCCCCAGCCATTGACAAGAGCCGGATCCACTCCCTGACCCGACCCAACATGGTCAGCGTCGGGACGATCGTGTGGCTCTCCAGCGAACTCATGTTCTTCGCGGCGCTGTTCGCGATGTACTTCTCGATCCGCGCGGCTGCGCCCGAGCAGTGGGCGGAGCACACCGAGGTCCTCAACATCCCGTACGCGACCACCTTCACGGTGATCCTGGTGTTGTCCTCGGTCACCTGCCAGCTCGGCGTCTTCGCGGCCGAGCGGGGCGATGTGCACTCGCTGCGGCGCTGGTTCACGATCACGTTCGTGATGGGCCTGATCTTCGTGCTCGGTCAGCTGAACGAGTACCGCACGCTGGTGCACGAGGGCGTGAAGATCAACGAAGACGGTTACGGGTCGATGTTCTACCTGACCACCGGCTTCCACGGCCTCCACGTGACCGGCGGTCTCATCGCCTTCATCATCTTCATGATCCGCACCACCATGGGCCGGTTCACCCCGGCGCAGGCCACCTCGGCGATCGTCGTGTCGTACTACTGGCACTTCGTCGACGTGGTGTGGATCGCGCTCTACGCCATGATCTACTGGCTTCAGTGA
- the qcrC gene encoding cytochrome bc1 complex diheme cytochrome c subunit, translated as MTSDNDRRRGLLARLRGRPAARSRGRRRLGAAVRLVAALMLAGGAYTVFAPGAQAQDDPTLTGAAAEGKALFDVSCVTCHGRNAQGVEGRGPSLIGVGAASVEFQVSSGRMPLARQEAQAHRKPPLFTDEQTRQLAQYIQELGGGPVVPNGDDLHSEGDIAAGGELFRINCSQCHAFGGGGGALSSGKFAPSLRPASDRQIYAAMLSGPQNMPVFGDNQITPEQKADIIAYIQETLKHDQDPGGFNLGRYGPSTEGLAIFLVGIVALVFASLWIAGKS; from the coding sequence ATGACTTCTGACAACGACCGCCGACGCGGTCTGCTCGCGCGGTTGCGCGGGCGGCCCGCCGCGCGCAGCAGGGGCCGCCGCCGGCTGGGTGCCGCGGTCCGGCTGGTCGCCGCGCTGATGCTCGCGGGCGGCGCCTACACGGTCTTCGCCCCCGGTGCCCAGGCGCAGGACGACCCCACGCTGACCGGCGCCGCCGCCGAGGGCAAGGCTCTGTTCGACGTGAGCTGTGTGACCTGCCACGGTCGCAACGCGCAGGGTGTCGAGGGTCGCGGCCCGAGCCTGATCGGTGTCGGCGCGGCCTCGGTGGAGTTCCAGGTCAGCTCCGGCCGGATGCCGCTGGCGCGGCAGGAGGCCCAGGCGCACCGCAAGCCCCCGCTCTTCACCGACGAGCAGACCCGCCAGCTCGCCCAGTACATCCAGGAGCTCGGTGGCGGTCCGGTCGTGCCGAACGGTGACGACCTGCACTCCGAGGGTGACATCGCGGCCGGCGGTGAGCTGTTCCGGATCAACTGCTCGCAGTGCCACGCCTTCGGTGGCGGTGGCGGCGCGCTCTCCTCGGGCAAGTTCGCCCCGAGCCTGCGCCCGGCGAGCGACCGGCAGATCTACGCCGCCATGCTGAGCGGCCCGCAGAACATGCCGGTCTTCGGGGACAACCAGATCACCCCGGAGCAGAAGGCCGACATCATCGCCTACATCCAGGAGACGCTGAAGCACGACCAGGACCCGGGCGGCTTCAACCTGGGCCGTTACGGTCCGTCGACCGAGGGTCTGGCGATCTTCCTGGTCGGCATCGTCGCGCTGGTCTTCGCGAGCCTGTGGATCGCGGGCAAGTCGTGA
- the qcrA gene encoding cytochrome bc1 complex Rieske iron-sulfur subunit, with product MSTHTEHQTQQGREPLDVNTPGLTRFDIVEEGARRDDIEIVHYEPQVAPNSKAERRLVRLVAGLFLLTGLLATAFLVIYIWWPWEYEAGRGADKLFTPLLGVTLGLALLGVGFGILTWGKKLLPKEVSIQDRHEGAVSADDRTITGQTMLYMADELGVKRRPLLGISLLAGLAPVAAVAAAPLVGGLISNPHKNNQMFTTGFAPAEGGQRIRLVREDGRPIRPADISAGGQLTVFPGVEHGVSNRHADSPTLLIHLRDSDAQESRKANERVGHGDYMWGNYAAFSKICTHAGCPASLYEQQTNRLLCPCHQSQFLITDNARPVFGPASRRLPQLPIEVDSEGFFVAKSDFTETVGPDFWERP from the coding sequence ATGAGCACGCACACCGAGCACCAGACCCAGCAGGGCCGGGAACCGCTCGACGTGAACACCCCCGGGCTGACCCGCTTCGACATCGTCGAGGAGGGCGCCCGCCGGGACGACATCGAGATCGTCCACTACGAGCCGCAGGTCGCCCCGAACTCCAAGGCCGAGCGTCGGCTGGTCCGCCTGGTCGCCGGGCTCTTCCTGCTGACCGGCCTGCTGGCGACCGCGTTCCTGGTCATCTACATCTGGTGGCCGTGGGAGTACGAGGCCGGCCGCGGCGCCGACAAGCTCTTCACCCCGCTGCTCGGCGTCACCCTGGGCCTGGCCCTGCTGGGCGTCGGCTTCGGCATCCTCACCTGGGGCAAGAAGCTGCTGCCCAAGGAGGTGTCGATCCAGGACCGGCACGAGGGCGCGGTCTCCGCGGACGACCGGACCATCACCGGCCAGACCATGCTCTACATGGCCGACGAGCTGGGCGTGAAGCGCCGCCCGCTGCTCGGCATCTCGCTGCTGGCCGGTCTCGCGCCGGTCGCGGCGGTCGCCGCCGCGCCGCTGGTCGGTGGGCTGATCTCCAACCCGCACAAGAACAACCAGATGTTCACGACCGGGTTCGCCCCGGCCGAGGGTGGGCAGAGGATCCGGCTGGTCCGCGAGGACGGTCGTCCGATCCGCCCGGCCGACATCAGCGCGGGCGGTCAGCTGACCGTGTTCCCCGGCGTCGAGCACGGCGTGAGCAACCGGCACGCCGACTCGCCGACGCTGCTGATCCACCTGCGTGACTCCGACGCGCAGGAGTCGCGCAAGGCCAACGAGCGGGTCGGCCACGGCGACTACATGTGGGGCAACTACGCCGCGTTCTCCAAGATCTGCACGCACGCGGGCTGCCCGGCCAGCCTCTACGAGCAGCAGACCAACCGGCTGCTCTGCCCGTGCCACCAGTCGCAGTTCCTGATCACCGACAACGCCCGGCCCGTCTTCGGTCCCGCCAGCCGGCGGCTGCCGCAGCTGCCGATCGAGGTGGACTCCGAGGGCTTCTTCGTGGCGAAGTCCGACTTCACCGAGACCGTCGGGCCAGACTTCTGGGAGCGGCCATGA